The following DNA comes from Anopheles coustani chromosome 2, idAnoCousDA_361_x.2, whole genome shotgun sequence.
ACTGATGGGAACAgacaaaagttatttcaaGTCTGCACGATCTGCCTTCTTTTTCCGACGACGGGTTCCGAGAGTGTTGCGACTGCGAGGCACAGGTATGGTGGAACGACTGATGTACTCGATCGCCCGACCGGCCAGCAAGTAGACAGCGTAACAAACGTTTTGTCTTCACGGATACGGAATACTACTACCAGTGATCTGCTGCCGTTGGTGCtgcggcggctgctgctgctcgtggCTCGACACCGAAGCGTTATCGATTCGGCAACAAAAGGCACGTATATATAAAGAACTATAGGCTGGGGAGACGCCGGCACCTGTGATGAGGTCACATTTTAAAACCCCTGTTTTGGCAAAACGGCATTGAGtttgagaaaatttaaaatttttaatttgaaataattgcACCAgcattgaattttaaatagtGACCCAATTTTACCAAATCTATTCGCTACTGTGGGATAGCATTACAATGGTGAATTGCCTATAAATTAGGTCaataattcattttatttggcTTTATGGATATGATCGCCATGAGGAACTAATTCAATATCCGTCCGATGTTAGGATACGAGATACACTCGATTAATTTAATTGTacattgttttgttattcAGTGTTTATAAATCTTAATATGTCACGATGAACTCCAATCAGGGgccaattttttaaaaattacactACACCACTTGCTTTGGCACTTCGATCCTCGACGGCTTAgtatagtttttaaaaatgcCGTTGccataaaattgtttaatttgaaTCACTTGAATCTGGTTtcaaaacccgatttcatTCCAACTTCAATCTGGGTTGAAATTAATAAGATAGCACTATAGTATAAACGTAAGAAGACCGGCAGATTGAACTGCCAAAAAggtttgtttggatttggaaaAAACACGCGGTGTTTATTCTCTGTAAATAGAAGTGAAAATCGAACAATTGTGAACGCAACGAGCAGTATAGTTTTGTAACAGGTTAGTGGAAAAATTTCTCCAATGTTGTGCCGAATGGCATGGTTGAAGTTAAGGTTTGATACTTGCATTGAAACAATGCAGATCGTGCTTACTTTCACGTACAGACTGTTCCGATGTGGTGTTTTAAAGGCAATTGATTGTATGTTACGTGCAACACCAATAGATAAGAGGTTTGCAGTGAGTTTCCAATTATGTGATTAAGTGGCCAAATTCTGTGCacctttttatcattttacatGGTAGAAAACTGATCCCGCCGTGCAGTTTTGCAATGTAAACAATAAACCCTTGAATGGTCAaaacaatgcaaacaaattcgaaacaacaacagaagTTCGTTGATGGACACATTTATTTCAGTTACTTTAGCGCACATAAGTACACACAATTCTTATACTCCTATTTTAAACGGCGCTGCATTTTGGGTGAACGCCACAGTTACATAAGTTTCGTCATGGTATGAAAGGGAAACAACTTACAAACTAATCCTTCTGGTGGAGAGGCCTTATAGTATAGTGCTCTTTTCTGGCTACGCGATAatacacaaataaataatacttTTTTCAGTCGGTACGACCACCTCGGTACCACGTCCAATAGATGCGGATCGATGATAAATGCTTTCCTAAAAGTAGCGCGTCTCGTGCTCTCGGCCTTGGCTGTACACGATAACTGACGGCGATAACGGTCGGGCGTATCACAACTGCTGAATGTTCGAACAACTCTTCGACTTGGTGGCCGGTCGTGAGTCCTGCCGTTCGTGGAGATATGGCGGATGACTGCAACCGTTCTGCACCGGGTTGCATCGGGCTGCTTCAGTCGAGGGCTCCATCGCACTCTCCGTGGGGTCCGTTTCGTCCGGGCTGGAGACCAAGAGAGGGGGCGATCGGGAAATGCAAGAGTTGGCCCGGCTTAGTCAATTGCTGGCCTCGTCCGTGCTGTCGCTGTCGTATGTGTCGTTTGAATTTCGCTCCCCGTTCATCCGCGAGGCGCGCTGTAAGCTCTCCAGGATGTCATCCGTgtcgacgatgacgatcgGTGTGCATCCGTCTGTAAGTTGGGAACTGttcgaagaaaaaggaaacccattATAGTAACACCTTTTTCCTTTGTAAGAAGTttcgaaaaaatatgaaaatatccAACACTTACCGGCTGTTTTGTCGTTCGAAAATTTCCCTCGAAACGCTGCGCGTGAAGGAAAACCGGGTGGACATACTGCGGGTGAGCTTCTTCGGTGGCTTTTTGGCGGCGGCCGTGACGACGGGCTCCATGATTTCTTCCGGACACTCGGCAGCCAGCGTTTCCTCGGCgtagtttttaatttcctcCCAGGCGTAATCTGGCGAAGAGCGCACAACGTGTTGAAACATTAATAATCAACCCAGCAAAATGGTTCCCGTGGAGGAACTTGCTATCGAAGGGGAACTAGCTGATAACATCCCATGCGCCGTATTGCATCatgtgatgaaaaattaacacaTTGAAGCAACCATCCCTTGTGTCGTAGCATTGGTGTGAGATAAAATCGATACCGTACAATTATGCAAATCGATAGTAACGTTTTGGAAACGTACTGAACCCGAGCGGAAGTAGGTAGGGCGACAGAATATGGGGTGGGGTTTTCAACCTGCTTGACACGTGCTTTCCCTTGACTTACCTATATGTTCTTCTGTGGCGTGCTCGTATGTGACACAAAACCGGATGATGTATTTACCCCGGACCATTGCAGGGGTCATGTGGAATTTGCCCGACTGATTGATCCTCGCTAGCAGATCCCGATTGATGCGATCCTGTTGTCTGTTGGAAGGGAAAGTAAGGGAACCAAAAGTTGGTCACCAACGCTTGCActctggtggtggtgttggtacTTACTTGAGTCTAAAACAGACCAACCCCAGGTTGACATCGTTGCGAACCTCGAAACGCTCGTCGGAGTTCACCAGCGTCTCAAATCGTTTGGCCAGCGCGATGTGATTGCGGATGTATTTCTGCAGCCCAACGATACCGTACGAGCGGAACACGAACCAAAGCTTCAACGCTCGGAAGCGGCGACTGAGCGGAATTCCATAATGCCGGTAGTCGATCGCGCTGCTGTGATCGTGCTGTAGGTAGAGCGGATCCACGGCCAGCGCCGTCGTGAGCGATTTAACATCTTTCACCCACATGGCCGAGCAGTCGAAGTTGGTCAGCAGAAGCTTGTTCGGGTTGGTGTTGAACGAGTCCGCGTACTCGAGACCTTCCTTGAAGCGTCGCATTTCCGGCAGGATGAACGAATTGCCCGCGTACGCCCCGTCCACGTGGAACCAGATACTGCGCACCTCGCGGCACACCTGTCCAATCTCGACCAGATGATCGAACACACAGGCCGACGTCGTGCCGACGGTGGCGACGACGAAGAACGGGGTCAAACCCTGTGCCATATCCTCCTGGATCGCCTGGCGTAGCGTGTCGCCCCGGAAGACGCCCCGGCAGTCGGTATCGAGTGCGCGCAGCTTCACGATCGCCATCTTGGCCGCCTTCTCGATCGATGAGTGTGCTTCCTTCGAGGCGTACGCGACGAGCTGCGGCAGATAGACGCTGTCGTGGACGTCGTGGTGGTTTCCCTTCAGCTCCTTGATGGCACGAGCTCGGGCCGCCATCATGCACACGAGGGCACACTCGGACGCCGATCCTTGCAGGACGCCGCCCCCGcggctgcccttggcgtcgcTGCGGAAGAAGCAGGGCAGATCGAGCGCCTTCGCGTACCAATCGAGGACGATCGTTTCCAGCTCGGTGGCCGCCGGACTAGAGGCCTAGAGGAAAAGGGGACGAACGCGTTGGGTAAATATTTCACACCGTAAACCACCTTCACCCAACAACAGCGCACACCGCCTTCACTCTCATCGTTCGTACACTTACCCATGAGAAACCAATTGACCCGATTGCGCTGCTCAGCATGTCGCCCAGGATCGATGGGTACGAGTTGCCGGCCGGGAAGTAGGCAAAGAAGCGCGGATGATTCCAGTGTACCATGTTGGGCATGATCTTCGTCTCGACGTCATCCAGCATACGCTTAAAGTCTTCGCCCTTCTGCGGTGCCTCATCTGTTGGaggtgaagagaaaaaaaaagacacgcGAAACGACCCGAGTGTCGATCGCGACGATGATCTCTTGTTAGTGAAATGTAGTTTAAGGCGGGTATGTTTATTCAATTGGTCGGCTAGGTTTGAGTTTTTGGCACTAAACCCCCGGTTTCTGTTGGTTCTCTTTTTTAATGTTAATGGCCCGCTTTTATGTCCACCGGATGGATACTGGAGACCACAGAACACAGGGGCACGATCACCGTCTGTTGATCACGTTTCACGAAAGGCAGACTTCAAGCTACTTTTACCCTTCTAAACACGGGATTATTCGGAATTAAAATAGtagtattaaaaaaattagtttCCTCCACTAGCATAGTTTCCATCTTTATTCCTCAGTTTATCGCTCGATCCAAATAAGCGGTACTCTCTTTCTCCCGACCCTCGCCAGGAGTTGGCATTTTGATTACCGTGTTTTTCTGCGTGCCGGTGGGTTTTGTGTACTTTGGCGCATTCGAATGCATCGGCAGTAAACCCCGCGGGTTTTGGTGTAATTTGATTATACTGTTTTCGGTTTGCCGCAGTGTACGGGGCGCGTTCTACGCGGCGTAGTTTTTGCACCAACTATTTCTGTGCTCGGGTTCCACGGGTTGCACACCGTGCAATCTTCCTCTTCCCCGCTGGAGATagggatttgaaaattgtGCTGATTTTGGTCTGAGCTATTGTAAGATCAGATGATCCGAGCGTCGATTTGAGAAGTGACTCAACGTGCTGAAATATGGTCCGCCCGCTGTGGAACGCTTGTTAGCACCAGGGCGTCGTGACGGAAAAGGTCACGAAGAATTGAGAATGGTATTTTGCAGCAGGATCTCCGTTCGAAATAATATGTTCGTAGTGAATCATTGGTGATAATCAGAAAAGGGATAAACAGCCATGTCTCATTTTTGAGGGCTTTCAATATATCGGCCAATTTTCTATTATCCGCGTGTGTAAATAACAAACACTTTACCAACAATTCAGacctttcttcttttcccaTACCTATATTATAGTTTTGATGGACAAATATTTGAATCTTTTCGACGCGCGGTAGAACGATGCTCGTCTGTGTAAATCCCCTGCGTACCGCAGCATCCGGGACATTTCCCAGGCCGTGCGTCGTGCGTCGTCGGGGTGATGGATTATACACTAACCAGTCAATGTCAGCGCTGTTCATTCATTCATGGAATCACTTTCCTACAACTTGAACCACCCGTGCTCGAGCGCTAAATCAATAAACTATTAGACTCTGATGTAATATGCGCACCCGTGTCCCACCCGGAACAGTTGAACCCGGGTAAGGTGGGATAGAAACGTCAAGTAGCAGCTCCCCCGTCGGCCGGAGTTGACGGAAgtgtatttgttgtttttctaccTCCGAGTCCGATCTTGTGAAGTTGCGCGATGGCTTGTTAATGTTTTGTGTTCTTTACAGTTTCGGCGAACAAAATCTGTCTGGCATTAGACACAGTATAAGGTTTAGGTGACTTTGCAGTCCCCACCGTTGAGGCGTTGCAGTCGCTCGTAATCGTTATTTTTAACTGGGAATCTCCAAGCCAGGAAGAACCGTCCtgagtttcgtttttcgtttcttttttcgcccTCCCGTACTTTTGAAGGTGTCACATTCGACATGTACGTCATATTGCACATAAAACTGCGAGCGTATTGTACGATCGATTGGTCGCTCACACGGTTTCAAGCAGGCCACGCGTCGTCAAGGTATTGCAAGGCAATCCAGGACTCTTTGAAAaggaagtaaaaacaaaaccaaacgtgAGTGTAAAAACGTTTTGTACACAAGAGACCGCAAAAGTTTTATCGTGGCATAGAACGTACGCGTGTGCTCGGTCCACTCTTCGGTTGGTTTGTCTAAAATGGATTATCGCCAAACGAACGTTAATCCTTGCAGATATCCCCCGATGTACCCGTGTTCGGTTGACCGCGTGCTTGCGCGCGTCACCATCGGCGAGAGAGATATCTATGGATAGGAAATGTCTATGGATAGGCTTTGGCGGCGAATTGAGGAGGCCATAGTTTACCCCCTTTTTTTCGCGGAGAAGGCTCGGTGGTTCACTGCGAAGGGGAAAAGGGGGTACTAAAGGGGAGTAATTAGTAAACTGCCTCACCCCTGCAAGGGAATTCTTCAAAGGGAGTCCATAAACACTATCGATGACTTCATCCTCAATTTATAACGtatggttttcttttaacGATCTCAAGTTTATCAGTTGTTTCCTGTTTCAGGTGACtaatgtgttgttaaaaaaaacgctgATCGTATAAACCAGCTGAATCCTGTTGGGAAAATCATTTCCCGGTTTCCAATTCAAACTCCATCACTAAATGgttataatttttcaattgtagGTAATCTATAGAATGACACAGCCAGAACGATTTCGGAAGAGGTTGCTAATTGAGATGGGGTTTCTGCACATGATCGGTCAATAATCACCCCCCGAGGAACGTTACACGGTGCGCACGTTTTTGTCAAGTAACTACGTGTGGCTTACGAGTTATAGAGGAGCACGTGTAGCCTACTAGGCTTTGACGATTTGATGTAGCAAAACAACTTTACCCAAATCAACGCTAGCCTAAATGCTTAGAGGCTAAGAGCTTACCTGGAAGTAGCTGGCGCAGAAACCCGGGATCCACCGTTGGAGCAACGTCCCGCGTCTCAATCGTCTGCCCATAGTCGCAGATGTAATCGATCATCTGTTTGCCGTACTTTCGAAACTCCTCCGTGTTCATGGTGAttgatttgtgtttattttgacCGTCACAAATTTCCGCCACAACCAATTCACTTCGAAACTCCACTCAGTTCAACTCAAAGCACACCAGCACACACACGGTGGGTGATAACTGTTTGTTCTGTGTAGTTGGCCACCGCGTACGTAAAATCGTTTGCACTTCAGTTTTGCTACCGAAAATATTTATCCGCAAAAATCACGCAATGGTTCGGTTatactttgcataaatatgCACACTCTGTTTGACACCTATCCTCGCtaagtgcacacacacactgtgtTCCGTGCCCGTAGCGTAGTTGAATCGGTACAATCCTCTATTTGCTCGAGGTAAGTCCGGTGTGGAGGCAAATCTTCACGTGTTTTGCAATGGACtcgtgtttgttttagtttacaATTTTCTTACTTCTCACTACTCCGGTGCGGCCACTCTTTCAGTCCCGGGGGTAGTGTGCTTACGCTTTCGTTAAACGATCGTAACTGAACGGGTCCGATGGCGGACGAAAGCTTTTTATCGCGACCATCCCCCGAGTGCGACCGCGCAAATTCGCGCCCGAATGCGAGAAGCGCTCCGAGCGAACGAGATGGCGCGATACGGCTTCGGCCGGTATACGTTTCGGTTGCCACCACCGGTGAACGTCGCGACGTCATCGACCCGATCCCGAATCCGACGATGAATCCGTCGTGGAAAAGGAGGCCGGCACCATAGCCGTTGTGTTCGGATTTCGGTGTCGGGAAGCGGTTTGACGAAGGCGTACCCCCTCGAGAGAAGTCTTGAACCTGGCCTGGGAGGGAACCTACTACATACCACGTGTAATACCCTGAGTGTAGTTTCCTTTCCGATCACCGGATCTTAACTTTGTTTGCGTCCGTGTGCGTGATCCACTGTTTGTTCCTTCCGCCCAAAAAATTACGATCCACGTGCGATATCCAAGGTATGTATAGTGATAACCGCTGGCGCCAATTCCGAGGCCGGGAAAAAAGCACCATTTCCCACGATATGGTGGGTCAAAATTTCACAATATTCGTCAATAACGTCATCAGTGACACGTTCCTCCTATCTTCATCTTGGGATCTCTTTCGTGTTCGGTATTGGAGTTGTGTCAGACGCTACACTTTCTACCATACACAGAGGAGTTggcttgcaaaaaaaagggcaaaagCGCACGATGGGCAAGATCCGATCGTATGTCCGCACGCGACTCTGTTCCACGTTGTCCGTTATCAGACGACTTTGCGATATCGGAAGCTACGGATTATCGTGCCGATTGAGCCGGGGCGCAGCTTGAGATGCCACCGTTGTCGCGGGCATTTCTAGTGTTCATAACTCATCACTTGGCAAATAGAGAGCCAGCTAATGGTCACAGTAGGTCCGATTGATACGCTGTACGGATCAAATCAAACGCAAAGGATCCAACGTTAGTTCCAAGAATCTAACCTTGGAACTCTTTTTATTGTCTGTCGCGAAAACTATTGCAACATCCGTCTTTGAACCTGGTTCGAACGGCATTCCTATGATTGTCCCCCGCTTGGCATCCTCCTCGGTGTGAATCACCCTACGCCGGATGATTTCATTTTGGGTCCCTGGCGTCTAAGATCTTGCTTAAGATCTCCGTCCTGCGTCGGTGCGATGTCCATCTTACTCATGGCCTAGCAATGCCACGCTTTCCAACTGTGTATACGCAAAGTTATTACCCACTTTACAGAAAAAAGAACCCCCCCCCCTTCAAACGGAAGATGGCATATAAAAATCGGAATGGATACTCGCATGTTTGTACAACATTTTCCCTCAACTCGACTTTTTCGGCCGTGCGGCATCCATTCTAGGTCATAGATATATCTGTGCCGTTTGTACCGCGGATGTTTGGACTGGCTGCGTTAGAGTAACTGCCGCCCACCACGTGGCCGAATAACCTTTGATTGTATGCGGTTAGCTTCAGATGTGCGATGGGGTCAGTATATTTCCACCGGGTacgtaaacaacaacaagtgCGGGTGCCGTATTTCATTCACAGGAACTCATTTACGGCTCTCCGACGTCGATTCTGGTGTGCCTCGGCTAGTCTAGTCATGCTGCATTCCTGTGTGAATTCCTGACCGATTCCATCCACTTGGTGTATTGCCTAATTAGGACCTTGTAGAATTGacttgctgctggtgttgcttgTACTGATAAAGCATCACTATCTCTGCGTAGCTTTTGGGGGTTCTTCATATCTCCGCAGTATGATGATATCGCTTTCCCGGTGGTTCCCGGCCCAATAATTCTATGTTGGTGAAGGCGTCTAATAAGCGCCTCCTGCGTGTGCCTTCTATCGACGATGATCTTAGA
Coding sequences within:
- the LOC131263809 gene encoding aromatic-L-amino-acid decarboxylase; this translates as MNTEEFRKYGKQMIDYICDYGQTIETRDVAPTVDPGFLRQLLPDEAPQKGEDFKRMLDDVETKIMPNMVHWNHPRFFAYFPAGNSYPSILGDMLSSAIGSIGFSWASSPAATELETIVLDWYAKALDLPCFFRSDAKGSRGGGVLQGSASECALVCMMAARARAIKELKGNHHDVHDSVYLPQLVAYASKEAHSSIEKAAKMAIVKLRALDTDCRGVFRGDTLRQAIQEDMAQGLTPFFVVATVGTTSACVFDHLVEIGQVCREVRSIWFHVDGAYAGNSFILPEMRRFKEGLEYADSFNTNPNKLLLTNFDCSAMWVKDVKSLTTALAVDPLYLQHDHSSAIDYRHYGIPLSRRFRALKLWFVFRSYGIVGLQKYIRNHIALAKRFETLVNSDERFEVRNDVNLGLVCFRLKQQDRINRDLLARINQSGKFHMTPAMVRGKYIIRFCVTYEHATEEHIDYAWEEIKNYAEETLAAECPEEIMEPVVTAAAKKPPKKLTRSMSTRFSFTRSVSREIFERQNSRSQLTDGCTPIVIVDTDDILESLQRASRMNGERNSNDTYDSDSTDEASN